The DNA window TTAATTACCCTTGCGATTAATGTTGTTTTAGATTACGCGCTAATTTTTGGTAAATTTGGCTTACCTGCATTAGGTGTTGCGGGCAGTGCTTATGCAACTGTTTTATCACAAGCGATTGCAGTGTTAATTATGTCTGTTACTTTATTCAATTCGCCAATGTGTCGCCGTTTTTGCTTGTCTATTTGGCAAAAAGTTGATTTTCAACTGATTAAGCAAATTTTACGGATTGGTATTCCACAAGGTTTAGGCGATTTTGTTGAGTTAATTGCGTGGGTTGGTTTAAGCGTAATTGCAGGGCGGGTTGGAGAAACCGCTTTAGCCGCAAATAATATCGGTATGCAATTTACCCTTGTGTTATTTTTACCAGGTTTAGCCTTAGGCATTGCCGCAGCCTCTTATATGGGGCGTTTTTTAGGTGAAAATCGTCCAGTGCTTGCACGATTGACCACGTATAAAATTTTATGGATAGGCTGTAGCTATATGGGATTATTAGGGATTCCATTATGGTTTTTTGGTGCAGATATTGCGCGTTTATTCACGGATGACGCGGCAGTCATTGCAGAAGCAGCGGCAATGTTTAAAGTAATGGCAATTTATCAACTTTTTGATTGTCTTGGAATTATTACCAGAACCGCTTTAAGCGGAGCGGGAGATACATTTATTCCTAGTATTTTGCTGGTGTTATGTATTGTCGCTATTTTATTTCCTGCTGCTATTAGCTTATCTACGTTTATTCAGCCACCGTTAGTTGGGATTTGGTTAGGCGCATTTGTTTATATGATAGTGCTCGCTGGTTTTATGCTTTATCGCTATCGTTCTAATCGTTGGATGCATATCCACCTACATCCGCAAGCAATGACAGCGTAATAATACGCTGGGTTCTGCGAGATTTTTAAAAAGACAAGCATTTGTCTGAATCAGGATTCACAGAATTTTCAGAATTAGCAGGATTAAAAAGCGTGATTCACCTGACTTTTTGGTTGGTTTGAGGGTTTTAAATCCTGTTAATCCTGAAAATCCTGATTCAGACAATGTTTTAATCTTGCTGGTTAAAGTAAGGTCAAACCTTTTCGCGTGTTCCGATAGACCTGCTAGGTTTTGAAAACCTAGCAGGTCTTTTTTTGTCTGAATCAGAATTCACAGAATTTTCAGAATTAGCAGAATTAAAAACAATTAAAAACAATTAAAAACATAATTTTTTATTCTTTTAATTTTTTTGTCTTTTTAATTCTGAAAATTCTGTTAATTCTGAAAATTCTGATTCAGACAATCTTTTAATCCTGAAAATCCTGATTCAGACAATGTTTTAATCTTGCTGGTTAAAGTAAGGTCAAACCTTTTCGCGTGTTCCAATAGACCTGCTAGGTTTTGAAAACCTAGCAGGTCTTTTTTTGTCTGAATCAGAATTCACAGAATTTTCAGAATTAGCAGAATTAAAAACAATTAAAAACAATTAAAAACATAATTTTTTATTCTTTTAATTTTCTTGTCTTTTTAATTCTGAAAATTCTGATTCAGACAATCTTTTAATCCTGAAAATCCTGATTCAGACAAACTGTTGTCTTTTTAAAAGAAACTCGCCGAACTCAGGTTAAATTACTTTATGGTACGTTTACTATAGCAGGTCTCTGTTTTATTTTATAAATCTCGCCTAACTCAGGTTAATTTAGATGATTCAACTTAATGGCTTGTTTGCCCCCATAAAACACTGCGTGCTTTTTCTGCGTCAATCACGGCGAGTTTATCCAGTGTTTCAGGGGCTTTACCCGTCATGATGGGAAGTTCTAAAATTTGTTCTGTACGAGCAATTAAAAAATCGTAGGTTTGTTCTGATAAGAGTATTTCTAGTTTCTGCATATCATCAACGGTGATTCGTTGGCGATTAATCGCCAGTATTTCATCGCCAGCATTTAGCCCCGATGCGTAAGCAGGGCTGTTTAAATGGACTGTTTTAATCAACACACGTTCGCCACGATATTCAAATTCTGCCCCTAGCCATGCTTTTCCGCTGCTTTTCCATATAAATTGCACGCCGATTTGTTGGTAAAAACTGGCGAAATCAATTTCTTCTGTTGTACTGATAAAGCGATAAAATTCTGTGCTGACTTCTGCATTGCTCAAGCTGGTAATCATGGCGAGCACTTGTTCTGTCGTTATGCCTGCTTGTGGGTTGGTTTGATAGTCTTGCCAAAGTAGGTGCAAAAAATCATCAATGTGTTTGCCAAACTGGCTGAGTTGAATATTTAACAGCGCGAATATTAAACCGCCTTTTAGATAGTAGCTAATAGAACTATTTGCGGTGTTTTCATCAGGACGATAGAGCTTTATCCATGCATTGAATGAGCTGTCTTCTAATGAGTGAAAATAACGTCCTTGAATAGTGTAGTAACGGTTTAAATCTTCACAAATACGTTCTAGGTATTCTTCTAAACTACATAATCCCGCACGATAAACAAATAAGTCATCGACAAAGCTGGTCAATCCTTCCGCAAGCCATAACATGCGGGTGTAATTTTCTTGGGCATAATCTAATTGGGCGAAATCTGCGGGGCGGATGCGTTTGATATTCCATGTATGAAAATATTCATGCGCGACTAATCCTAACCAGCGGATGTATTCTTTACGATTGCCTAATTTACGTCCGTCAAATTGTAAAGTACTAGAGTTGCTATGTTCTAAACCACCATATAAACGTGGGGCAAAATGGACGATAAAGGCATAGTGGTTGTAAGGCATAGATTGCATGGTTTGGCTGATGGTTTCGACCAATGTCTGCATATCTTGGCGTAATGAGTAGGGGTGCGGGTAAATATCGCCGTAAAAGCCAATATGGTGCGCTTTATTGTTGACATAGAAGGTGTCTGTTGTTTGATTGCCAATTTCAATGGGGCAATCGAGTAGCTGGTCGTAATCGCTGGCGATGTAGCAATATGGATATTTTGATAGGGCTTCTAGTCCTGTGGTGATGCTTTGCCACTCATTGGGGAATTGTAAGTAAATAATTGGGTTGATTAATGCAACGTTTTTGATGCCCAATAAGTAAGCGGGTGCATGTAAAAAGGCATGAGTGTTATCAATATGTGCTGTGCGTACCGTTAGCTCATGACAGTACACTTCATAATCAATTTGAAAATCAAGGCTATTTTGTGTTTCTATACTGCTTTTTGTCCAGTCTATTTCCCATGTGTCTTTGCTGATTTGTTGGCAAAATAAAGGGAGTAGTGCTGATGTGCGGGCGGATAAACTACGGATATGGCGTGCATATTCTCGAACTAAATAAGAACCAGGGCTCCATGCAGGCAGAAAAAATTGTAGGCGTTGTTGTTCAGGTTGACGCTGGGCTTTTAGGGTGACTTGAACAATGTGAGTTTGTGGCGCAGGAATATTAACGAGGTAGTGAACTTGCATAGTAACAGGCGCGAATAAGTTTGAGTGTGATATTGATTATTGAAGGGGCACAAAATAAACAGCGTCGTTGTGCAATGTCATCATGCTCGAATATTAATGAATGGGCGTAATTCAACACATTGTTAGGTACGGATGATGGCAGTGTTACAAGCAGATTGATAACACTGCCATCACTAGCGAGATTAACCCGTGAGTTTTTTGTATTTAATCCGATGCGGTGTATCAGCATCTGTGCCTAAACGGCGGTGTTTATCTTCTTCATAATCCGCATAGTTACCTTCAAACCAAACGACTTGGCTATCGCCCTCAAAGGCGAGAATATGCGTTGCAATGC is part of the Beggiatoa alba B18LD genome and encodes:
- a CDS encoding MATE family efflux transporter, which encodes MQSVDVGNTGINPPSIGEILRFALPLILGLMTNALMTLTDTVFMGWLGTAQLAAVPFASGIFLIGWVLMVGLMRSSIAFIARLYGAGDFTKIGHVLFHYQLLAILGLPLLLLYVQLFPFFSELAQLSDVVAAYADTYLSILVWETAFTLLFILYASFYQALGNSAFPMRISLITLAINVVLDYALIFGKFGLPALGVAGSAYATVLSQAIAVLIMSVTLFNSPMCRRFCLSIWQKVDFQLIKQILRIGIPQGLGDFVELIAWVGLSVIAGRVGETALAANNIGMQFTLVLFLPGLALGIAAASYMGRFLGENRPVLARLTTYKILWIGCSYMGLLGIPLWFFGADIARLFTDDAAVIAEAAAMFKVMAIYQLFDCLGIITRTALSGAGDTFIPSILLVLCIVAILFPAAISLSTFIQPPLVGIWLGAFVYMIVLAGFMLYRYRSNRWMHIHLHPQAMTA
- a CDS encoding M61 family metallopeptidase, which produces MQVHYLVNIPAPQTHIVQVTLKAQRQPEQQRLQFFLPAWSPGSYLVREYARHIRSLSARTSALLPLFCQQISKDTWEIDWTKSSIETQNSLDFQIDYEVYCHELTVRTAHIDNTHAFLHAPAYLLGIKNVALINPIIYLQFPNEWQSITTGLEALSKYPYCYIASDYDQLLDCPIEIGNQTTDTFYVNNKAHHIGFYGDIYPHPYSLRQDMQTLVETISQTMQSMPYNHYAFIVHFAPRLYGGLEHSNSSTLQFDGRKLGNRKEYIRWLGLVAHEYFHTWNIKRIRPADFAQLDYAQENYTRMLWLAEGLTSFVDDLFVYRAGLCSLEEYLERICEDLNRYYTIQGRYFHSLEDSSFNAWIKLYRPDENTANSSISYYLKGGLIFALLNIQLSQFGKHIDDFLHLLWQDYQTNPQAGITTEQVLAMITSLSNAEVSTEFYRFISTTEEIDFASFYQQIGVQFIWKSSGKAWLGAEFEYRGERVLIKTVHLNSPAYASGLNAGDEILAINRQRITVDDMQKLEILLSEQTYDFLIARTEQILELPIMTGKAPETLDKLAVIDAEKARSVLWGQTSH